From the Planktothricoides raciborskii GIHE-MW2 genome, the window GGTTAATGGCCAGTGAAAAAAATCTCAAGAAGCTGTTAAGCTTATATAAAAAAAATATTGCCCCTTGCTTGCATCGCACCCAAGGATATATTATTGATGGAGTGAAAGAAATTCTAGACAGTTTACAATCGTGCGAACAGGTAATTTCTATTTTATTGACTGGCAACTGTGAAACGGGGGCTTGGGCAAAGCTTGCTCACTATGGTTTAGACCATTATTTTAATTTAGGGTCATTTGGGGAGAACCATTGCGATCGCACCGAACTGGCTAAATATGCCTTAGCTTTAGCGCAACAAAAAGTAGCAAATCTCAACCTCGATCGCTGTTATGTGATTGGCGATACCCCCCATGATATTCGCTGCGGTCAGGCG encodes:
- a CDS encoding HAD hydrolase-like protein; its protein translation is MTTVLFWDIDGTLIDSCGAGRIALTEAASQMIGESVDLSSVKMAGLTELAIAISILETLGLMASEKNLKKLLSLYKKNIAPCLHRTQGYIIDGVKEILDSLQSCEQVISILLTGNCETGAWAKLAHYGLDHYFNLGSFGENHCDRTELAKYALALAQQKVANLNLDRCYVIGDTPHDIRCGQAIGAKTIAIANQHYGVEELASHNSSLVWEKFPTPPSFMAQLGLIP